The nucleotide sequence CAGCACGGCGCCGCCATGCTCGGCGTAGAACTCCTTGAAGTCGCTGCCTCCGCCCGCAAAGCTGATACGCAGCGGTGTACGTGAAATGATCATGCGACTTTGCCTCGCGGAATTTCTGCACTTCGGCCCAAGACCATTTGCACTGCCGACAACAGGTCACGCGCCGTATTGCCGGAAGCTGCACGACGCGCGTCGACTTGGATGGTGCGGCAGCCCGCTTTTTTGCCAGCCAGCAGATCGCTTTCCTGATCGCCGACCATCCACGAACCGTTCAGATCGATGTTCATTTCGCGCTGAGCCTGCAGCAGCATGCCCGGCTTTGGCTTGCGGCAGTCACAATCCATCTTCAACGTCGAGACTTCGCCGTCGAAGCCGCGCTCGGGATGGTGTGGGCAGTAGTAAATCTTGTCCAAAAACGCACCGCCCTCGGCGGCCAACAACGTCTCCATGCGAGCATGTACGCGCTCGAGCCCCGGCCGGGTCAGCATCCCTTTGGCCAGCATGGGCTGATTCGTGACCAGCACAGCCAGATGCTCGCTGTCGTTGATCCGGCGAATTGCCTCAGCGGCGCCAGGCGCTAATTCTACATCGTCGGGGTTCGACAAATGGTCGACGAAGTTCAACACCACTCCGTCGCGATCCAGGAATACCGCCTTGCGGCGATTGGCCCAATTCATCCGCGCAATCCGGCCGCTTCGGCACGCGAGGTCAATCTCCCCCAGTCGATCGGGCGTCCCCATGTCTTTAACGAACTCAGCTGTGCAATACGCCGCCAAGGGAAGCCCGTGCGCAAGCATCGAGGGAAACACGTCGCGGCCTAGATCCGCGGATTCGCCAAACGGAAGGTGGCGGAATATCTCGGGCGAGCAGACATACACCCCGGCGTTCACCAGGTTGCGATGACATGCGCCGGCAGGGCGCGGCTTCTTATGCCACGCCTGGATGCGATTTTTGTCGTCGATTTCGACCAGGTCGCTGTCCTGCGGATGATCGTTCGGATGGACGACCAGCGTGGCCAGCGCATGCTCTTCGCGATCAAAGGCGATCAGTCGTCCCAGATCCATGTCGAGCATCACGTCGCCGTAGAAAACCAGAAACCGATCGCTGATCAAGTGTTTGACCAGCGCCAGGCTGCCGGCGGTGCCCAGTGGATAGGGCTCGACCAGATGCGTGATCCGCATGCCGCGCGTGGCGCCGTCCTGCAAATGATCGAAGGTCACGTTGGCCAAGTGTCCGGACAGGACGAAAACATCACGAATGCCGTAGCGCCGGGCCAAGGCCAATTGATGTTCCAGCACCGTTCGATCGGCGATCTTGACCATCGGCTTCGGCACGTTGGCTGCGCCAAGCCTGGTCCCTTTGCCACCGGCGATAATGACCAACTTCATGTTTACGTCTCCAGCATTGCTCGCACGGCGCATTGCACGGCCTGATCAGACGTGCGTCGCGCGTGCCATCCCAATGCCCCGAGTTTGTCAACGCGATAGCGAACTTGTGCAACGTCGCCGATCCAGCCGGTCGATCCCTTTTCGTAATGCACCTCAGGCTGAACGCGCATCTCGTCGATCACC is from Pirellulales bacterium and encodes:
- a CDS encoding HAD-IIIA family hydrolase, with translation MKLVIIAGGKGTRLGAANVPKPMVKIADRTVLEHQLALARRYGIRDVFVLSGHLANVTFDHLQDGATRGMRITHLVEPYPLGTAGSLALVKHLISDRFLVFYGDVMLDMDLGRLIAFDREEHALATLVVHPNDHPQDSDLVEIDDKNRIQAWHKKPRPAGACHRNLVNAGVYVCSPEIFRHLPFGESADLGRDVFPSMLAHGLPLAAYCTAEFVKDMGTPDRLGEIDLACRSGRIARMNWANRRKAVFLDRDGVVLNFVDHLSNPDDVELAPGAAEAIRRINDSEHLAVLVTNQPMLAKGMLTRPGLERVHARMETLLAAEGGAFLDKIYYCPHHPERGFDGEVSTLKMDCDCRKPKPGMLLQAQREMNIDLNGSWMVGDQESDLLAGKKAGCRTIQVDARRAASGNTARDLLSAVQMVLGRSAEIPRGKVA